A part of Ziziphus jujuba cultivar Dongzao chromosome 8, ASM3175591v1 genomic DNA contains:
- the LOC107414848 gene encoding transcription factor MYB41 produces the protein MMGRAADDEKGTLMIKKGAWTPEEDKKLVDHIQKHGHGSWRALPKLAGLKRCGKSCRLRWTNYLRPDVKRGKFSQEEEHSIINLHALLGNKWSTIAGHLPGRTDNEIKNFWNTHLKKKLVKMGIDPVTHRPLTTHHQYDHNNILSNLLLQPQSTLINADAAAANVANLLNPIWEFNNALRLSYCPSSDASVQQIANNIQALHDLVQVLFGSTASPIPSPPTTSSSSTPNMANISVGTNISTHQLYFHTNINPNAEASQPTPTSYDYNHHPPISGYKFSTNTSIGTASTSNGAIPNFNDLDQLPHLVPASYTKEINASTCTDIGDDDDDHHHHHHEKEISKKINISPNIHISNPSSTSTTFEVLGWRDLIDDEATDSYWKDIME, from the exons ATGATGGGAAGAGCAGCAGATGATGAAAAAGGAACGTTGATGATAAAGAAGGGAGCATGGACGCCAGAAGAAGACAAAAAGCTGGTGGATCACATCCAGAAGCACGGACATGGGAGTTGGAGAGCACTGCCAAAGCTTGCAGGTCTCAAGAGGTGCGGCAAAAGTTGCAGGCTCAGGTGGACCAACTACCTCAGGCCTGATGTCAAGAGGGGCAAGTTTTCTCAAGAAGAAGAGCACTCCATCATCAACCTTCATGCTCTTCTTGGCAACAA GTGGTCGACCATAGCAGGCCATCTTCCAGGACGAACCGATAACGAAATCAAGAACTTCTGGAATACCCATTTAAAGAAGAAACTTGTTAAAATGGGCATTGACCCTGTCACCCACCGCCCTTTAACAACTCACCATCAATATGATCACAACAATATTCTCTCCAATCTTCTTCTGCAGCCACAGTCCACGTTGATTAATGCTGATGCAGCTGCTGCTAACGTTGCCAATTTGCTGAATCCAATATGGGAGTTTAATAATGCTTTGAGACTAAGCTACTGCCCATCATCAGATGCATCAGTACAGCAAATTGCCAATAACATCCAAGCGTTGCATGATTTAGTGCAAGTCCTATTTGGCTCCACTGCTAGTCCTATTCCTAGTCCTCCTACCACATCCAGTTCCAGTACCCCTAATATGGCTAATATCAGTGTTGGTACTAATATTTCAACTCATCAGCTGTACTTTCATACAAATATTAATCCAAATGCAGAAGCCTCCCAGCCGACACCAACCAGCTATGACTATAATCATCATCCACCCATTTCTGGCTACAAATTTAGTACCAACACTAGTATTGGTACTGCTAGTACTAGCAATGGCGCAATTCCAAATTTCAATGATCTCGATCAACTACCTCATTTGGTTCCGGCCAGCTATACCAAAGAGATTAATGCTTCTACTTGTACTGATATTggtgatgacgatgatgatcatcatcatcatcatcatgaaaAGGAAATTAGTAAGAAGATTAATATTTCTCCAAATATTCATATTTCTAATCCCTCATCCACATCAACCACCTTTGAAGTTTTGGGATGGAGAGATCTAATAGATGACGAAGCAACAGACTCCTACTGGAAGGATATCATGGAGTAA